DNA from Blastocatellia bacterium:
GCGTCGCTGATTCCCTACTTTCCGCTCAAGCACGCGGTGCTGGCCGGACTGACTTCCGACGTCATCGCCCGACGCTTCGGGGTCAGCCGCGATCTGGTCGAATACCGCATCAAAGTCTGCCGCCTCTGGACCGACTACAAATCCCGCCGCGTCCAGGCCAGCTGACCAGTAGTTATACCGCCCAGAATACGAATGTTATGTTGGAGGATGATTGAGCCATGCCAACGCCAGGTCCAAGGACAAATTCCGGCAGCAACTTGAATCGCCAGTGGAATGTGGGTGCGGCTCACGCGCTCTATCACCAGCATGGGAAGTGGTTCATGCCTCTCCAACACTTCCCCGGCGCGTACTTTGATCCGAATGGGTATGTCCAGTTCGAAACAGAGGGGGAATACCGCAAGTCTCCCCACTTGAACATTGGACGGCGAGTAAACGTCAGAGAAGGCATTAAGAATATGCCAGAATACCAACCCGTGAAATAGGGCGTAGGAGAAAGGGTGGTATAGCAATACATTCCAGCGGACGCCCTGTGGGATGCGTTTTCGCTTGTGTACGCATCATCCGTGGCCCACAGGGCGTCCGCTGAATTTGATCGTTGATCCCCCTATTTTGCAGCCGTCTCTTCACCAATCTTCTCTTGCAGCCACAGATTCAACAGAGTCTCTCGTGATACTCCCCTGCGCCTAGCTAGCTTAGTTATTTGTGCTGACAGCTTTCTCTCTACAGGGTAGTAGATTGCCTCTGATTGAATATCTACTTCGAACTCGACCGGTTTCGTCTGCTCCCAATACTCGCTTAGGTCGTGGGTATCCCAGAATTCGCCAATCTCCTGGTAGGAGTTTGCCTTCGAAATTGAGCTTTTACTTTTTCCCATATCTCTTCCGTTCCGGCCTAGTCATATCTCGCGCTGAAAGGATCAAGGCACGGTTATCCCTCTTCAAGACAAAGAAGATCACCAAATACCGGCCTGCTTCGGTTTGTCCCATCGCCGAATAAACATCTTCTCCTCGACGATGTCCTTTTTCAACAAAACGGAAGCGAGGCGAACCGGCAAGTACCTGTTTAACTTCTTCCTTTTTAACGGCATGTTT
Protein-coding regions in this window:
- a CDS encoding CopG family antitoxin → MGKSKSSISKANSYQEIGEFWDTHDLSEYWEQTKPVEFEVDIQSEAIYYPVERKLSAQITKLARRRGVSRETLLNLWLQEKIGEETAAK
- a CDS encoding BrnT family toxin; its protein translation is MRISGIIWLEDILDKLERKHAVKKEEVKQVLAGSPRFRFVEKGHRRGEDVYSAMGQTEAGRYLVIFFVLKRDNRALILSARDMTRPERKRYGKK